CAGGCGATGCGCGAAGAGCCGGACGGGATCATGATCATGCTGGCCGACATGCCAGCAATGACGTCATCCCACCTGGATCGTCTTATTGGACGTTTCGCTGAACAGGGATGCCAGGCAATTATTCGAGCCACCTCCCAGGGCGCTCCAAAGAATCCGGTTATTTTTCCCCGTCGTGATTTTTGTTCATTGCTCAAACTGCGTGGAGACAATGGTGCAAAGCTTTTCTTAGCAGAAAGCCGCCTGTCCGTGTTCGATGTGGAACTCGGCGACATTGCGCTTCTCGATATCGATACTCCGGTCGAGTTCGATACGATGAGGGATCTTCTGACCGGAGCGTCGCCTCTTCAAGTTCCCGGCTAACCTGGTGGGGGAAGCAATGGGATCTGTCAATTTTGTCGACCTCGAAGAAATACCTAAAACCGTTCAGACCATGATCGAGATGCGCGTACGCAATGCCGTCCACTCGGTTTCTGTTTTGCAGGAAAAGCCGTACCCCGTATATGAGGATTGAAAAGCCGTGAAGCCTTGCTTCGCCGTTAGTGGCAGCTCGATGCATTCTTGAAAATCACTCTAGGTGTTCAACTTATTTGGGAAGTTTCATTCCAATTCAAGAAGAAAGCGAAGTTCTCAGCTCGCAAGGGTATTGTGAAGCCCACATTGGAGGTCTTGGTGCGTGAAACGCCCGCGGAACTGAAGCGCAGGTTTGTGGGTTGGCACTCATCGACATCTAGCATCAACAACAAATTGGTCCCTAGGGTTCTGGCCATGGTGTGAGGCACACTCGTCTCACGTCTCTCCACTGCTGGCATAACTAGATCTCACACAAAAATATTTGATGATGGTCTTCATCGAGTTGGGAAGCTAGGGCCCTGATTCGATTTGCACTTCCACACGTGAGGCTCGAGCCTGCCGTGGAAAGGAAAAACTCCCCCGCTTGACTCTAGATCGCAACAGGAACAAAAGAAGAACATTAGCATTTATGGACATTACGTCCACCCCTCAACGTGTGCCGAAGGAGGACCGCGAACGATGTTGCATGCGCGTACCTCAAGACTGATCGACGATCTCAGGGAGCGGATCGCCCACCTCGAAGGCGCTGCTGCGCGCAAGGCTACAACATTGCCGTTCGGCGTACGCCAGATCGATGAGCACCTTCCGGGTGGCGGGATTGCCTTTGGCGCTCTTCATGAGTTTGCAGGCGGTGGAGCAGGGACTGTCGACGGCGCTGCGGCTGCGTTGTTTGCCGCCGGTATTGCAGCCCGATCGAAGGGAAAGGTCCTCTGGTGTCTCACCCGTCCCGATCTCTTTGCTCCAGCCATTTCGCAGGCGGGGCTCCACCCCGACCGCGTAATCTATTGCGAGGGTGACAAGGATGAGGACGTGCTGGCTTCGATGGAGGAAGGGCTTTCCTTCGGTGGCTTTGGAGCGGTCGTTGGAGAACTCGTCCGTCTCCCAATGACCGCATCCCGCCGTCTGCATCTTGCGGCCGAGCGGACAGGCAGCATGGGCCTCGTCGTTCGACGGTGGCGACGGCAGAACGAGGCGTCTGACTACGGCAGTCCGACAGCCTCGACAACCAGATGGCGCGTCAGCGTGTTGCCATCGGAAAGCTTGCCGGTCGCAGGCGTTGGAAGGGCGCGATGGCTGGCGGAATTGCTGAGAGTGAAAGCAGGCGAGTGTGCTGAGTTTGAAATAGGAGCCTGTGATGCCAAGGGTCGTATCTGTTTACTTCCCGTTTTTGCCGACCGACCGGATACGCCGGCATGGCGAGGGAGCCGTGCCGGCTGACAAACCCCTTGTGGTGATCTCGAGGTCCGGTTCAAAGCGTTGGGTGTCGGCAGCGGACGCCGCCGCACGCAAGGTTGGTCTGCATATCGGCATGGCGGCGAGCAAGGCGCAGGCGGTCATTTCTGATCTTGCCATGCTGGATGCTGACCCCGTTGCGGATGCCGCAGCCCTGGAACGATTGGCACTCTGGGCGCTCAGACAATACAGCCCCGTTGTCGCAATAGATGGTGCCGACGGGATCGTCATGGATACCGAAGGTGCTGACCATCTGCGTGGAGGCGAGGAGGTGATGATATCAGGGCTGGTCAATGTGCTGCGCAGCCGCGGCCTGACGGCGCGTGCCGCAGTGACAGATAGCTGGGGAGCATCGCATGCAATAACGCGACTGACATCTGCGGAGACAACAGTTGTGCCGGTTGGTGACATACAGAAAACCGTCGTCGGTCTTCCCATCCACTGTCTGCGCCTGCCCTCGGATACGGTTCAGGGACTTCGCATTCTGGGTGTCGAGACAGTCGGGGAACTGTCGGCCATGCCAAGAGCACCGCTGACGCTGCGATTTGGTCCGGAGCCAAGACGACGTCTGGACCAACTTTTCGGTCGTCTTGCCGAGCCGATCGAGCCAATTC
The DNA window shown above is from Agrobacterium tumefaciens and carries:
- a CDS encoding nucleotidyltransferase family protein, which gives rise to MDPDVAIVLLAAGKSTRMGSTRHKLLEKIDGIPVIRWSASNALACRAKTVFVVTGCRHHEVEEALRNLDVFVVRNHAFSEGMASSIVAGVDQAMREEPDGIMIMLADMPAMTSSHLDRLIGRFAEQGCQAIIRATSQGAPKNPVIFPRRDFCSLLKLRGDNGAKLFLAESRLSVFDVELGDIALLDIDTPVEFDTMRDLLTGASPLQVPG
- a CDS encoding damage-inducible mutagenesis protein produces the protein MLHARTSRLIDDLRERIAHLEGAAARKATTLPFGVRQIDEHLPGGGIAFGALHEFAGGGAGTVDGAAAALFAAGIAARSKGKVLWCLTRPDLFAPAISQAGLHPDRVIYCEGDKDEDVLASMEEGLSFGGFGAVVGELVRLPMTASRRLHLAAERTGSMGLVVRRWRRQNEASDYGSPTASTTRWRVSVLPSESLPVAGVGRARWLAELLRVKAGECAEFEIGACDAKGRICLLPVFADRPDTPAWRGSRAG